A region of the Polaribacter sp. L3A8 genome:
TGGATGAAAAACCATTTCTTGAATTCAACGTTTGCAAAATTAAAGAATCAACAATTAATGAAATTGCAAAATTCCATAAATCAAATTTTGACATAAACAAAATTGTTGACAACGCTAGTTCGTTAAAATATACTAAAGAAATCAAAAAAATTCTTGACAAAGAATTACAAGACCCATCATTTGAATTTGTGAGACATTTTGCAAACCCTGTTTATTCTGGTAGATTAACAGAAAAAGTTATGGAGCAATTTAAGGAATTAGTTCTAAAAGCAACAAATCAATACATCAGTGAAAAAGTAAATGACAGGTTAACTTCTGCCCTAAATAAAGAAACAGAAAAACAACAAGAACAAGTTATAGAAGAAGACCCTAAAAGCAACATAATAACAACAGAAGAAGAATTAGAAGCTTTTCAAATTGTTGTTGCTATTTTAAGACGTAATCTTTTAAAAGAAAGAATTGTTCATCGAGATACACAATCATATTTCGGAATATTATTAGATAATAACAATAGAAAACCAATTTGCAGACTTCATTTAAATGGAGGTAAAAAATATATAAGTTTATTTGACGAAAATAAAAAAGAAATTAAAGAATCAATTGAGTCAATAGATGAAATATACAAATTTGAAAAAGCGCTTTTAAAAACAATTGAAAATTATGAGTCTGAATAAAAAAAGGTTGACAACTTCTTGTATAAAAAATTACTACATTTAGCTAAATTTAAAATCAGTTACATTTTTGTAAACTTCTATTTTCCTACAGAAAATTGTCGTTCACTTTAAACGCAACTTTCAACATACAACAACGTTACCTGCAAGCTGAAAAAAAAAAACCAACTGCACCAAAAACATGAATAGCTCAATTGAAAATAATCTTCTTGAATATATTAGAAAAATAGACAACGAAGGTGTTTTTAATAAGCACGATGAAAAATTAATCGCAGAAGATTTTTTTATGCGACTTTTTGAATTAATCTACGGTTGGAAAAGTTTAGTTAACTTAAACTACACGGAAAAGAATGCAGAAGGAATTGACTTGTATGATTTCAAAAAAGGTATTGCTATCCAAGTCACAGCAATTCAGAGTAACGAGAAAAAAAAGATTGAAAAAGATACTGTTGAAAAAATACTTAAATATCACAGTTCAAAAAAAATAAATCAAATAATCTGCTTCTTTATTAGAGATAACAAAGCACTAGAAAAGATAAGTGAGACTGAACTTTCTAAAAAATATGGTAGAAGAATTTCAATAAAAACAACAAGACAAATAATTGGCGATTTTCAAAAAATAATATCTCCTGAAAAGAGAAAAAGAATTGAAGAAATTGTCAAACAAGAATTATCTTCTGAATTTAATGGATTAAGTAATCTTTGTTCGTTTATACCATTTGACAAACTCATAACATCAACGGATTATATTACTCCAGAAAATGCCATTTACTTTTCCGAATTTGAAAAGAGGAAAATCAAGGAAATTGCCTCTCTTTTTAATAAAAACAAAGCCAAAGAGTACGCTATTCTAGGAAACCCTTGTAGCGGAAAATCAACTTTTACAAAAGCAATTGTTAGAAATTTAATTCCTTACTACAAAACATATATTTTAGACCTTTCAAATCCCGATTTAAATCACTCGAAAAGAGATTTAATGATGGAGATAAATCAACTTTCATTTTACCATTCAATTATAATTCTTGAAAATGTCCACGATAACGTAAACATATTTAAAGAACTACGTCAAAAAATTGCCAGTTTTGAATGGATAAAAGGAATCTATATTTCGAGATATTATAACTCATTTAGAGAAGAAGACAAAAACTCAATTCTAAATGTCTTCAAAGACATATATCAATTTAGATATAATCCGGATTTTGAATTTGAAGAAAAAGTTTCAGGAATTATCGACAATAGAGTATATCATTTAAAAAAAGAATTTCCTGATTTTTCTTGGTACAAAGGAGATTTTAAAACCGTCTTAAAAAACACAAATAGTAATCTATTAAAACTAAATATTGCAATTGAAACTTGGATTTCATCAAACAAAAAAGGTAAGAATCTTAAACTTGACCAAGTTAACAATGACAATATTTATTCCTACTTTTTTGATGCTCATAAGTTAAATGAATTCAATACGGAACTTCTATTTCTGTATTCTTATTTGTTTAGCCACGATATTTCTTTTTTAAGAGTTAAAGGAAAAAATGAAGAGTTTGCAAAACTTAAAGAAAAGGGAATTATAATAAACTACACTACTAGTGATTATTACTATTTTCCACATAAAGATTATGCAAGTTTAATTCATCTAACCTTAATTAAAGAAAAAGATTTAGAAACAAAAGATTTAATAGGATTACTCATTAATTATCTTGAGAATTATAAAACTGAATCAGAGTTAAATATTACTGAAGTAGTAATAAAATTGTTTGTGTCAAGACAATTCGAAATTGTGAAACCACTATTAAATGAAGCTAAAGTTCTTGAGTTAATTTCAATTAAATTCGATAGTAACATTCGAAATTATGAAGTATTCGAATTGCAAAAAATATTTTTCCATTCATTTCATATGCTGAATAACAAAAATCAATCAGCTTATTACTCTCTTTTTATAAAGTATTACTCAAAATACAAACTTGAACTTTATATATCAAAAGATTATTCTGTTTATAGCAATTTGCTTCAAATTGCTAATCAATTAAATATAGAGTTAGGAAATATTATTAAAACACTCCGAACAAACGAGCAGGCAAATACAAATGCCATTTCGGAATTAACAATGCGAATTAGCAAAAAGAAAGCAACTCCAGAAACTGTAAATAGAATTCTTAATTCTTTTCACTTTCCTGAATGGCTATCTATGATAGAAAAATTGCCTACTCTTTCAAGAATCACAAATTCATTATCTGAATTAAATACTTCGCCTTTATCAAAAAAATTATTGCTCGGAATTATTAGACATTTAAATATTGAAGAACTTGTCAAAAAAGGAAATAAATTAAAAACTGTTCAAATTGGTAAGTCAATCAGAGAGTTAGAAAAAATTGATATTGCTCTTGGTACAAGCATTGCGAAAAAACTTCTTGACCAATTATCATTGAATCTTAATACATCTAATACAAATCTATCAGATTTTGCAAAAAGTTTATCAGATTTATCATCAATTGCACCAGATTTAGTGAATTTAGAATTGAAAAAGGGTTTTGACAATGGAATATTTTACAATTTACTTGAAAATGAACAAAGCTTAAGTAATATTTCAGCTAGATTACTAGAATTAAACACTACCATTGTTTCTGATAAAGAAAGTTTTTACGAAATAATAAATCGATTTTTAATATCTTCAAGTTTCAACAAGTTACTACAAAGTGAGCGAAATATAAACAGTTTACTAATATTCTATGAATTACTAAAAAAGAATGAAATCGAGATTAAAGGAATTACACAAAATGAACTTTTAGCTGTAACAAAAAAACAAATATTAAATATTGATTTTGACGTTTCAATATTATCAAATCCTAAAGTATTAAACATTCAAGAATTAAAGGAGAAAGTAAAAAATGAAATATCAGCTGAATTACTAAACAAGGTTTTAGATGGTTCAAAGTTTACTGTTATGGAATCTTTATTCCTTGTTTTAACAAGGGGTGACAAAGAAAAAACTATAAACGCATTGAATATGGCAGATTTAAATATCCTTTGTAATTCAATGTGTCACAAAGAACTTAATATAAGTCAATCAACGGAAGTTCTAAATAAAACAAAGAATAAAACATTTGTAAATGATAACTTGAATGCAAATTTATTTTGCAGTAATCTTTTAGATAAATACTTAACAATACAACGAGCAGACGAATATCAATATGGAAGATTGAATTTTGGAGATTATTTAAAGGCTTTTGACTATTCTCTAAAAATTGATTTTAAAATAGCAATAAAGCATTTTGAAAATGATTTTCTTAAAAAATTAAAAATATCGAATAACAAAAATCTTACTATTTCATCTTTGTTCCAATCTTTGAGAAGAATAGAAGAATTGACAGATAGTAAGTATAATAAAGAAATCAGAGCGTTTCTAAAACTTTACAAACCAAAATTCTTAAATGGAATTAAAAACGAGAATTTAGCAAAAACAACATCAGGACTTGTTGAATTAAGTAAATGTGATTTAAAGGATTTCGCAGACGAATTACTTTATGACTCAAAGAATGTTATTTTATTAAAGATTAAACAATTGAATGGAGACAAAATTTTAAATGCAAAAATATTTCCTGACATTGAAAAGATAGCAATTGGAAAAGCAAAAATTCTATTGACGGAAATAAAAGCCAGCAGGTAACACCGTGTATAATTAATGGCTAATTCTAGCTTACTTACGAAAATCCTCGCGGATTTTCTGTTCGGTTTATATTCTCTAAATTAGTTGCTTGAAACACGCCAACAATCATACACAAAACAAGGTTAGCCACAAGCAAAAAAAACACGTAAATGAACGAAATCAGAAAGTTTATTGATAATATCTCTCCAATGACAAATTCTGATTGGGAATTTTTCTCTTCAAAACTACAAGAAGTAAAATTGAAAAAAAATACTCCGATATTAAAAATTGGTAAAACTGAAAATTATTTGTCATTTATTACCAAAGGAATAATCCGACTTTATATTCCTAGAGAAGAGTCTGATTTAACTTTCGGTTTTTTATTTGACAATGAATTTGTTACTGCTTATGATTCTTTTTTAACACAAAATCCCTCGGAATATCAAATAGAAACGTTAACAGAAACAACCTTGTGGAAAATTTCGAACAAAGATTTACAAGAAGTCTATGAAAAAACAAATAATGGAAATATTATTGGACGGAAAATGGCTGAAAATATGTTTTTACTAAAATCAAAAAGAGAGCTTGCCTTATTAAGTAAAACTGCTGAAGAACGTTATTTAGACTTATTCTCTGAAAGACCAAAATTATTACAACAAATTCCTTTAAAATATATTGCCTCATATATTGGAGTTACTCCACAAGCCTTGAGTAGAATAAGAAAACGCATTAATTAACTTGGGTTCATTCTTTTTTTCTATACTTTTCTAACCTTTGTATTTCAATAATTTAGAAAAATATGAAACCATTAATTGTACTTTTATTAACTTTTACAATTTCTCTTTTTGCGATTAAGCTCATAAAGAAAGAATATCACTTTGCCTTATCTGCTAGGGTTGCAATGTCTACTATGCTCGTGTTCACAGCGATTGGACATTTTATATTTACAAAAGGAATGTCAATGATGATACCTGAGTATATTCCTTTTAGAGAAAATTTTGTTTACTTAACAGGAATCTTTGAGATTTTACTTGCAATAGGTCTTTTAATTCCTGGTTTAAAAGTTATATCTAGATGGACACTTATTATTTTCTTTTTACTAATGTTACCTGCAAATATTTATGCTTCTATAAATAATGTGAACTACCAAAAAGGAACATTTGATGGGAATGGTCTTGCCTATTTATGGTTTCGAATCCCATTACAAACCCTGTTTATTATTTGGGTCTATATTAGCACAATCCGAATTTAATGAAGAATGCCAGTGGCTAACACCATACAAAATTAATTGCTTGCTCCTAGCTTACTTACGAAAATCCTCGCGAATTTTCTTTGTCAGTAATTATTCACTAAATTAGTTGCTTTATTCACGCAACAAACCTAGTCCAAACCCATTAACTAGAAATCAATGAAAAACACGCTTATTGACATAAACGACTCGACAATAAAAAAGTATATAGAATCTTTAAGACCTGAAGATCTAGAGATCCGTGAAAAAGTTGATATTGGATATTCTTATGAAAAAAACATAGTAATCCTATTTGAAATTCGCCCTAAATGGGATACCCCCAAAAAAAAGGAGCACATTGAATTTGCTAAAATTCGATATTACAAATCGAGAAAAGAATGGAATTTATATTGGATGAGAGCAAATTTAAAATGGGAACTTTATGAGCCTTTTCCTTTGTCTACACACTTATCTAAAATAATAGAAATCATAAAAGAAGACAAACATGGGTGTTTTTATGGATAATTTAAAACAAAATTTAATTAAAGAAATTGCTCAAGAATTAGATTGCGGAAATGATTGTTATTACAATGAAAAAAACAATGAAATTATTACAATACCAAGTTTTCTTGAAACATTAGATGAAGCTGAATTTAAAGAAATATTTCAATTAGAATTAACTAAAATAGAAAAAAAAACTTAACAAAATTCCAACCTTTAGATAGTTTTCAATCATTTAAAATTATGAAGGAATTTGTAAAGCAATTGCCTAACAAAAAGCTTCAATCGGAATTAGAAAATATTTTAACAAATAAAAAGCCATTCCAGAATTTTAAGTTTGTAATCGAAAAAGCCGAAAATAGCGGATTTACGAATTTAAGTAAAGAACAAATATTAGCGGAATCTAAGGAGTTAATTTAATGGACGGTTATAAACTAAGCAATTTAGCCAAAGAAGATTTTAAAAATATTTTCTGATTTGAAAAACAACTGTAGTTAACAAAAATAATTCTTGGAATTTTAACAGTATCACTTTCAAGCTAAAAAGACATACTTAGATCTTAGAAAACAAAAAAACTCCAAACACTTTTAAAAGTATTTGGAGTTTTTTTATATCCTTATGGTTTGATCTTTTTTAATATTCAAAGACACCAAACTCACTTGTAATCGTCAGTTTTTTAGTTGGTGAAGCTTCTACTCTACCCACAATTTTAGCATCTACATTAAACGATTTTGAAATGGCAATAATATCTGCTGCTATTTCTGGAGAAACATAAATTTCCATTCTATGCCCGCAATTAAAAACTTGATACATTTCTTTCCAATCTGTTTTAGATTGCTCTTGTATCAACCTAAATAATGGTGGAATTGGAAACATATTATCTTTTACAATATGTAAATTATCTATAAAGTGTAATATTTTTGTTTGCGCACCTCCAGAACAATGAATCATTCCGTGTACTGTATTCGAAGAAAAATTAGATAGTATTTTTTTAATTATTGGCGCGTAGGTTCTTGTTGGCGATAATACCAATTTACCTGCATCAATAGGAGAGTTTTCTACTGTATCCGTCAATTTTGTATTACCAGAATACACTAAATCTTCAGGTACAGCAGCATCAAAACTTTCTGGGTATTTTTCTGCTAAATATTTATGAAAAACATCGTGTCTTGCAGATGTTAATCCGTTAGACCCCATTCCTCCATTGTATTCCGTTTCGTAACTTGCTTGTCCAAAAGATTCTAAACCAACAATTACATCCCCTGCTTTTATGTTTGCATTATCTACAACATCGGTACGTTTCATACGTGCAGTTACGGTAGAATCTACAATAATTGTGCGTACTAAATCGCCAACATCTGCCGTTTCTCCTCCGGTTGAGTGAATCGTTACTCCAAAACCTTTTAAATCTTCGATTAACTCTTCTGTTCCGTTTATAATTGCAGATAAAACTTCTCCAGGAATTTTACTTTTATTTCTACCAATAGTAGAAGACAACATAATGTTATCTGTTGCACCAACACATAAAAGATCATCAATATTCATGATTAAAGCATCTTGCGCAATGCCTTTCCAAACAGAAATATCGCCAGTTTCTTTCCAATACATATATGCTAAAGAAGATTTTGTACCCGCTCCATCTGCATGCATTATTAGACAATAATCATCATCATTGGTTAAATAATCTGGTACAATTTTACAAAATGCTTTCGGAAACAAACCTTTGTCTATATTCTTAATTGCATTGTGTACATCTTCTTTTGATGCAGATACCCCTCTTTGCGCGTATCTTTTAGAAACTTCTTGACTCATTTTGTTGTGTTGTAGTTGCTGCAAATTTAGTTTTTCTAAACTTTATATCCATAAAAAAAGCGAACGTTTTTTACCGTTCGCTTTTAAATTTAAAACTAAGTATTATTCCCAATCTGGCATTGTTGCGTTTGCAAACAAAACCACTCTTTCAATATTTCCTGACAAATTAGTTTTAGAAATATTTTTTTGAGAAATACCGTCATTAGATGTATTTACAAAAATAACATCTGCTTCGCTTGGTGAAAAACGAGCATCTAAATCATTAGTGCCACTATTTTTTTCACCTTCAGAAACATCTTTAAAAGACCCATCTGTAAAGTTATATAAAAATATTCTTGTATCTAATTGCCTATAACTTGTTGCTTGATGGTTAGAAACGTCTCTTGTAAATAATAACAAATTACCAGATGCAGAAAAATTTAAACCACCTAATGCGCCTTTAACATTAGAAATTACAGTATTTAAAACGACTCCATTTATATCTAAAATTAAAATAGCACCATTATAACCGTTTGCATTATTGGTTTTTATGGCAATTTTACTACCATCGCTACTCCAATCACATTCGGTTATTAAGCTGCCATCTGTGGTTTCATATATTTTTTGCAAACCAGTACCATCTTTATTTATAGCATACAAACTACCAAAAGAGGGATATAATAATTTATTACCATCTGCTGACCAAGCAAAATCCATTTCATTTAAATTAAAACCTGCAACAGGAATTGTAGATGTTACTTTTTTAACCGCATCTCCATTGGTTTTCATTGTGTAAATATGAGCTTTATTATTATCTATCCTTAAAAACGCTATTAAATTAGATACATTATTTTTTCTAGGTCTCCAAGAGTTTAAACCAGCATTGGTTAATTGCACCGTATTAAAAACCTCTAAATTAGCGGGGTTAAAAGAAGAAGAATAGATTACATTATTACCACCTTCATTTTTAACATAAAAATACCGGTTTGCAGGATCTTCTTGTATTGTAAAAGATCTAATACTACTTATAACTTCTGTATGTATAGCATCAGTTACAGCTACAGTCCAAAAATATTTTGCACCATATTTAAAACCAGAAACGGTGTACGATTTTTCTTTTATATCTGTAATACTGATTATATCATTATTAAAATCGTTTCTAATTTCAATAGTATATGTTAGCTCGTCTTCATCTACATCAATAGATTCCCAAGAAAACTCAACTTCATTTAACAAACCCTCTAGCCTATCTTCTGGCGCAATAAGATTTGGTTTTGATGGAGGTTTGTTTAAAGCTGTTGAAATTTCCATTTCTAACACAACATTTACCTCAACATCTTTACTTACCGTTACGCCCTCATACTGGTCTAAATAACCTTCTTTGGCGGCTTGTACAGAATATTCTTTAGCTTCTACTCCCTGAAAGATAAAGTTACCTTCTGCATCTGTAAACACCGTATTATTTGTAGGCGATAATATTACTTTTACATTTTCTAAAGGCACAAAGCCATCTTTTGCCACAACTTTACCTTTTAAATCACCATACGCTACCAACCCAATAGTTCCGTCTTCTCCACAACTTATAAAAAAGAGTGTAATTAGTAGTATTTTTATTACTTTTTTCATTTGAATTCTGCTTAAAAATATACATTAATACCTGCTCCGAAACGCCAAACTAAATCGTTTTTATTACCTACTACCTGCCTATCTAAATTATCTGTTATCGTCATATTGTATTCTCCGTTTACAAAAAGCCCAATTTTATTTGAAAGTAAATACTCTAGCCCTAAACCTCCTTGAAACTTAAAGAAGCTATCTTCTAAATTCTTTCTAGAAATAGTACCAATACCAGCATACATATATGGCGTCAATTTCTCGTAGGGTAAAAAAGTGTATTCAAAATTAATTGCAGATGTTAAAAAAGATTCATGAAAAGTACTTTTATTATCTAACTCATACTTACCTAAAGTTACCCAAAAATTAAACTTAGGATCGTCTAATCTATATTTAAACTTAAAATCATAACCAAACTGAAAGGTTGGATTTATATAATCGCCAACAATTTTAGACATTCCCATACTTGTGCCTACCCCAAACTTACCTCTTCTTTCTTCTTGTTTTCTACTATAAAGCTTAATTTTACTAGACTCTAATTGCTCTTTGTAATATGCTTTTTTAACATAGTATTTTGCTGTATCACCTCCTTTAGGTTCCCAAATACCATCTACAATACCTTCTACAATTAAAACATCAACAGCTTTATCTATTGCTTCTTTTACTGCTAATTGTGCTGGTTCATTTTTAGTTACTCCAGTTTCTACCTCTAACAATCTTCTTAAAGATACATAACGAAATAAATTAGCAGAAATACCCTGAGATAAAATAGTTTTTGAAACATATACATTCTTTAAAATTTCTCCTGTAGAGGTAGATACTA
Encoded here:
- a CDS encoding type I restriction endonuclease; this encodes MEIQNKLKSLADKIVQMKEKIGTEEATKNAFIMPFINILGYDIFDPTEVIPEFTADLGLKKGEKVDYAIFQNSEPILIIECKNWKEDLNIHNSQLFRYFHVTKTRFALLTNGIEYKFYSDLEESNKMDEKPFLEFNVCKIKESTINEIAKFHKSNFDINKIVDNASSLKYTKEIKKILDKELQDPSFEFVRHFANPVYSGRLTEKVMEQFKELVLKATNQYISEKVNDRLTSALNKETEKQQEQVIEEDPKSNIITTEEELEAFQIVVAILRRNLLKERIVHRDTQSYFGILLDNNNRKPICRLHLNGGKKYISLFDENKKEIKESIESIDEIYKFEKALLKTIENYESE
- a CDS encoding SMEK domain-containing protein, which gives rise to MNSSIENNLLEYIRKIDNEGVFNKHDEKLIAEDFFMRLFELIYGWKSLVNLNYTEKNAEGIDLYDFKKGIAIQVTAIQSNEKKKIEKDTVEKILKYHSSKKINQIICFFIRDNKALEKISETELSKKYGRRISIKTTRQIIGDFQKIISPEKRKRIEEIVKQELSSEFNGLSNLCSFIPFDKLITSTDYITPENAIYFSEFEKRKIKEIASLFNKNKAKEYAILGNPCSGKSTFTKAIVRNLIPYYKTYILDLSNPDLNHSKRDLMMEINQLSFYHSIIILENVHDNVNIFKELRQKIASFEWIKGIYISRYYNSFREEDKNSILNVFKDIYQFRYNPDFEFEEKVSGIIDNRVYHLKKEFPDFSWYKGDFKTVLKNTNSNLLKLNIAIETWISSNKKGKNLKLDQVNNDNIYSYFFDAHKLNEFNTELLFLYSYLFSHDISFLRVKGKNEEFAKLKEKGIIINYTTSDYYYFPHKDYASLIHLTLIKEKDLETKDLIGLLINYLENYKTESELNITEVVIKLFVSRQFEIVKPLLNEAKVLELISIKFDSNIRNYEVFELQKIFFHSFHMLNNKNQSAYYSLFIKYYSKYKLELYISKDYSVYSNLLQIANQLNIELGNIIKTLRTNEQANTNAISELTMRISKKKATPETVNRILNSFHFPEWLSMIEKLPTLSRITNSLSELNTSPLSKKLLLGIIRHLNIEELVKKGNKLKTVQIGKSIRELEKIDIALGTSIAKKLLDQLSLNLNTSNTNLSDFAKSLSDLSSIAPDLVNLELKKGFDNGIFYNLLENEQSLSNISARLLELNTTIVSDKESFYEIINRFLISSSFNKLLQSERNINSLLIFYELLKKNEIEIKGITQNELLAVTKKQILNIDFDVSILSNPKVLNIQELKEKVKNEISAELLNKVLDGSKFTVMESLFLVLTRGDKEKTINALNMADLNILCNSMCHKELNISQSTEVLNKTKNKTFVNDNLNANLFCSNLLDKYLTIQRADEYQYGRLNFGDYLKAFDYSLKIDFKIAIKHFENDFLKKLKISNNKNLTISSLFQSLRRIEELTDSKYNKEIRAFLKLYKPKFLNGIKNENLAKTTSGLVELSKCDLKDFADELLYDSKNVILLKIKQLNGDKILNAKIFPDIEKIAIGKAKILLTEIKASR
- a CDS encoding Crp/Fnr family transcriptional regulator, translating into MNEIRKFIDNISPMTNSDWEFFSSKLQEVKLKKNTPILKIGKTENYLSFITKGIIRLYIPREESDLTFGFLFDNEFVTAYDSFLTQNPSEYQIETLTETTLWKISNKDLQEVYEKTNNGNIIGRKMAENMFLLKSKRELALLSKTAEERYLDLFSERPKLLQQIPLKYIASYIGVTPQALSRIRKRIN
- a CDS encoding DoxX family protein, translating into MKPLIVLLLTFTISLFAIKLIKKEYHFALSARVAMSTMLVFTAIGHFIFTKGMSMMIPEYIPFRENFVYLTGIFEILLAIGLLIPGLKVISRWTLIIFFLLMLPANIYASINNVNYQKGTFDGNGLAYLWFRIPLQTLFIIWVYISTIRI
- a CDS encoding DUF3024 domain-containing protein; the protein is MKNTLIDINDSTIKKYIESLRPEDLEIREKVDIGYSYEKNIVILFEIRPKWDTPKKKEHIEFAKIRYYKSRKEWNLYWMRANLKWELYEPFPLSTHLSKIIEIIKEDKHGCFYG
- a CDS encoding AIR synthase related protein, with amino-acid sequence MSQEVSKRYAQRGVSASKEDVHNAIKNIDKGLFPKAFCKIVPDYLTNDDDYCLIMHADGAGTKSSLAYMYWKETGDISVWKGIAQDALIMNIDDLLCVGATDNIMLSSTIGRNKSKIPGEVLSAIINGTEELIEDLKGFGVTIHSTGGETADVGDLVRTIIVDSTVTARMKRTDVVDNANIKAGDVIVGLESFGQASYETEYNGGMGSNGLTSARHDVFHKYLAEKYPESFDAAVPEDLVYSGNTKLTDTVENSPIDAGKLVLSPTRTYAPIIKKILSNFSSNTVHGMIHCSGGAQTKILHFIDNLHIVKDNMFPIPPLFRLIQEQSKTDWKEMYQVFNCGHRMEIYVSPEIAADIIAISKSFNVDAKIVGRVEASPTKKLTITSEFGVFEY
- a CDS encoding carboxypeptidase regulatory-like domain-containing protein; its protein translation is MKKVIKILLITLFFISCGEDGTIGLVAYGDLKGKVVAKDGFVPLENVKVILSPTNNTVFTDAEGNFIFQGVEAKEYSVQAAKEGYLDQYEGVTVSKDVEVNVVLEMEISTALNKPPSKPNLIAPEDRLEGLLNEVEFSWESIDVDEDELTYTIEIRNDFNNDIISITDIKEKSYTVSGFKYGAKYFWTVAVTDAIHTEVISSIRSFTIQEDPANRYFYVKNEGGNNVIYSSSFNPANLEVFNTVQLTNAGLNSWRPRKNNVSNLIAFLRIDNNKAHIYTMKTNGDAVKKVTSTIPVAGFNLNEMDFAWSADGNKLLYPSFGSLYAINKDGTGLQKIYETTDGSLITECDWSSDGSKIAIKTNNANGYNGAILILDINGVVLNTVISNVKGALGGLNFSASGNLLLFTRDVSNHQATSYRQLDTRIFLYNFTDGSFKDVSEGEKNSGTNDLDARFSPSEADVIFVNTSNDGISQKNISKTNLSGNIERVVLFANATMPDWE
- a CDS encoding CsgG/HfaB family protein; its protein translation is MRKAVGIIYLVTISVFTSCGAYFNQPFTQKKARIGENTSPEFLAKKFLPAEKIIVGVYKFRDQTGQYKPVLNGSTFSTAVTQGGTTILLKSLEESGWFRPVERENIGNLLNERQIIRNTRQEYANGKKITMPPLLFAGTIIEGGVVSYDSNIITGGSGLRYFGAGVSNQYREDRITVYLRVVSTSTGEILKNVYVSKTILSQGISANLFRYVSLRRLLEVETGVTKNEPAQLAVKEAIDKAVDVLIVEGIVDGIWEPKGGDTAKYYVKKAYYKEQLESSKIKLYSRKQEERRGKFGVGTSMGMSKIVGDYINPTFQFGYDFKFKYRLDDPKFNFWVTLGKYELDNKSTFHESFLTSAINFEYTFLPYEKLTPYMYAGIGTISRKNLEDSFFKFQGGLGLEYLLSNKIGLFVNGEYNMTITDNLDRQVVGNKNDLVWRFGAGINVYF